gccatttatttgaataacaatcaACTCCATTGTTTCGTATTTTAGAGATATATAACTTTAAACATGACTACACACGTGAACACGTTACCAGTGgcgaaaataaacaactttactCAGATAACGGACGATCATATCGTGTATATATGTTTTtgagataaatataaatcagtTCATGGGAATGAGGGCGCAGAAACGTTTAATTGATGAtatatatgaaaacaatgttaaaattcaatttaaacagaCTGATGTTAGTGAAAAGTTCCAACTGTTCGTACGTGAAATCGTCTCGCGCCGCAAAGGCTCTCTCCTTACGTATAGCCGCGTGTCAGCTAATGAAAATTTCTACCAACCTAGTGGCGACATCTGACGTCGTGTGTGAActctttttgtattgtatttaaaaacaattgcagcattttaatataataataatactacttactactacatacttgtactactactattaatattattgtaaaaataataataatattattactactataataattattattattatcatcgttAATGGTGGAGTGTATGTTGCGCGCGAATGGTTGTGCATAATTTGAGAAAAACACccaaacaagaaaaaaatatcgcaGACACAGCTGTTGCAACCGAAGCCCCAGCACCGGCAACCCCGGCAAAGAAACCTACCGCGAAGCGGCCGCTGCAGGCGCTGCCGCAAAGAAGCCCCAAGCTAATCCTACACATCCGAAGACATCAGAAATGGTGAACAATGCTATAAAAGGCTGAAGGAACGAAGCGGATCATCGTTGCAGGCAATCAAGAAATACATCGCCGTCCAGTACAAAGTGGACGCTTTGGCACCTTTCATTAGAAGATATTTGAAGAGCGCCGTCGAATCGGGCACACTTATACAAACAAAGGCAAGGGCGCTTCTGGATCTTTCAAACTTGAATCAAAATCTGCAGCGTCGAAAAATCAAAAATCAGCCGGCGGTGTCGGCGGCGGCAGCAGTGGCAGCGGTGGCACAGAAGCCGGCGCCCGCAGCGAAGAAAGCTGCAGCACAGGGTACGGCCACCAGCGCAGCCGCACCGAAGGCCCAGACTTCCGCCAAACCGCCAACCAAGAACCCTCACGCCCCTACGCCCAAGAAGGCGGCCGCCGCAGCCTCTGCAGGCAAGGCCTCCAAGCCGGACGCCAAGAAAGCTTCAGCCGCCATTAAGTGAACGCGATATGCTCACAATGCACCTGCGTAAATTGCCATTGCCGTTGTCGTCGTCGCGTTCAAGTCACATTAATAACAACATCATCAACATCAACAAGtacaaatatgattattattattgtgacgGAACGCGAGAGCGCGCGCGTGTGCGATCCATGACGCACAAACATATACACATACAACAGCCCTTTTCAGggctaacaaatatttcaaatccaATCTAcgcacttatttattattatataatataataagtgtgAATTTTTTGATTAAGTTTCTTAAGTTCGAGAAGATGAGTAAGTctttacatgcatacatacatacacatacataatatgtatatagtattataatgtaatatacctGACTGCATATCTACCTATCTATCTAcctactcatttttttttttttttattttatttattgattcgtTCAATTTGGTGGGACGTAAAATTCCATTTTACGATGAattcatacaatatacatacatatagacaTTGACATACAAATCGCACGAGTGgccgaattatattataatattttttttactgaatagctatatattatataagaaaaaatatgtgaggagaaaatacttaatataatcgcacctaatataatatattattatattacaatattatattgtgtgttgTATTGTGTGTACGTCATATTGTAAAATTCGAAGTTTCGTTTAGTTTTGTGGCCGTCACGGCATGACCGACAGCCGCGCGGCTTATTGGCTCGCCGCGCAAGCGGGCGCGAACGATcgtgattggtctattttaacGCGCTCGATCTCGCTCCCACCACTATTACGCGTAGTAAGTGCAGAATATAAACACCGGGGGCCGcgttatttttaactatatcaCTTTATTCGAGAGCGCATCGTAACGTATCGTATCGTATAGCagtgtaatataacataatattatatagcacgTACATTTGCGTTctatattcttttcttttgtttttgatttaaaaaacaacaCTACATCATGTCTGGACGTGGTAAAGGCGGCAAAGTCAAGGGGAAGGTCAAGTCTCGTTCTAACCGTGCCGGACTGCAATTCCCCGTGGGACGTATACATAGACTGTTGCGTAATGGAAATTACGCGGAACGCGTTGGCGCCACCTGTTTATCTAGCCGCCGTTATGGGTACCTAGCCGCTGAAGTTCTAGAGTTGGCAGGAAACGCCGCTAGGGACAACAAGAAAACCAGAATCATACCTAGACATCTTCAATTGGCGATAAGAAACGACGAGGAGTTAAACAAACTTCTCTCCGGTGTGACCATCGCACAGGGCGGCGTGTTGCCGAACATTCAAGCGGTGCTGTTGCCCAAAAAGACCGAGAAGAAGGcttaattaattagttagtaattaattatacctttataaaatacctaaaactGTAACACCGACGCTGCGTGGGCACGCGTTGCACGTCGCAAACCATGAGCGAGCGAGTGAGCGCGCGcgcatacataaaaaatttaataaataaagcgcgTGCGTGAGTTGTTAGGTAAATGGACAAAAcaaaaggcccttttcagggccgcAATATGATTCTTACTATCTACTATATACTCATTACTTACTTATACAATTGTATACGTAATGAGTGAGTAACAAATAATGTTTCGTTTCGACAATGAACGTttaattctacaatattattagtatttgttcaccTCTAATATACACTAGAATTGAGATTATGacacgataaataatatttaccttatcACTGACTCAATAATTAACCAACCaatctacctacctacctacctacctatcaATACTCGCCCAAACTCAGGGCGAGTTCATAGTATattcatgtattattaattaatacacagTAGTATTTGATGGTCGACATAATACTATTATGATGTTTGTgctaaaaaatcatcaaaatcgtcCGAAAATAGAACTGAGTTTAAGTATtaactaaaaaacacaaaagaaaATGTCTACTTTTACTATCTATCTACCCcacatacataatgttatttatacgatagtaggttatgttaaaataaagcaaaaaaaaaaaaaacaaaatacaaaaccaaatgaatacaattattattattattattacttacgtaCTTACTCCCGCCGCATCACCGTGCCGTCGCGCAGCCCTCTGACGCACTCTGCTGTGATTGGCCGTTGGATGGACGTGAACGTGGCCCTCACCATTGAACGTTCTGCGCgcgaaagtattatatttttaataccaaaaatttTATCGCGCATTCACATTGCGATTGAGGTATATCGCGGTCGTTACTGCATTCAATTAAATCAACTTcatttaacaaaaacacaatatgcCACCCAAGACCAGCGGCAAGGCTGCCAAGAAATCTGGCAAGGCGCAGAAGAACATCTCTAAGACTGACAAGAAAAGAAGAAGCACAAGAGGAAGGAGAGTTACgcaatttacatttacaaagtgCTCAAGCAGGTCCATCCTGACACCGGAATATCCAGCAAGGCGATGTCGATAATGAACTCGTTTGTGAATGACATTTTCGAACGCATCGCTGCGGAAGCATCTCGTCTGGCGCATTACAACAAGCGCTCCACCATCACATCCAGGGAGGTGCAAACATCTGTACGTCTCCTTCTGCCAGGCGAGCTGGCAAAGCACGCAGTCAGTGAGGGTACCAAAGCTGTCACCAAGTACACCAGTTCAAAGTGAGAGCTACTAGCTAGATAGTAATGTAAAATcggtggtgtgtgtgtgtgtatgtacgtAAACGCACATGCACGCAACCCGAACATACATACAACTTATGTCATCcaaaaggcccttttcagggccACAATATATTCATGAAATCACAGTTCAAACGCTCGCACGCGCACGCatcacgcacgcacgcacgaagattaagttaagttattattataatttaatttgatccgATGTTGTGTGCGATGTGTGATGTttttgtgagtgtgtgtgtaatgtgtattgttGTTTCTTTAAGGCATCTCGTcactaaatttatattaataaaaaaaataataatataaatataataatttataataagtaataaaataatacaaaattcattgtaataattCTCAACTGCTCTCAAGTGCTGAATAATAGTAGGTGAACCCTAGAGAGCACGtggagttttaaaataaaatttaatatgtgagtaataggtacatatatacctgcatgaaataaatattaaaatatagttgtaatacactacctacctaccattttaataaattaaataacactattttggaccacgtaacataatatattatacaaaaataaataaacaaataatatcaccTACACACaagcatgaataataataataattatatatagaagattaaaaattaaaaagaagaaaatataaaataaaaaataataatgcattgacTACGAATTATGTATGtccattcattattttcataacattattattattattattttatattatattaattaatctaaatataagatctaaagagagaaaaaataaaaattatatagtctAAAGAAAAGGACGGAAGATGAACGATTACAGGCCACTGCGGCGTTTTGCTATAAATAGGCGCGCGCGAATGGTATGGTTTTACATTCTTAATCAAACCTCTGCGCGTGACGGTCGATCGCTTTGTgagttcgttcgttcgttcgttcgttgtttatttatttgtttgtttggttgGTTGGTTGATCAACACAATGGCGCGTACTAAGCAAACAGCTAGAAAATCAACCGGTGGCAAAGCGCCACGTAAGCAGCTGGCGACCAAGGCCGCCAGGAAGAGTGCTCCCGCAACAGGCGGAGTGAAGAAACCTCACCGTTACAGGCCCGGCACTGTCGCTCTCCGTGAGATCCGTCGTTACCAGAAAAGTACGGAACTTCTGATTCGCAAATTACCGTTCCAGCGTTTGGTTCGTGAGATAGCGCAAGATTTCAAAACCGATCTGCGTTTCCAAAGTTCCGCCGTCATGGCGCTGCAGGAGGCCAGCGAAGCTTACCTGGTCGGTCTTTTCGAAGACACGAACCTTTGCGCCATTCACGCCAAGCGTGTTACCATCATGCCAAAGGATATACAGTTGGCGCGCAGAATCAGAGGGAGAGCTTAAACGCCGCCGTTCGCTCTTGCAACCAACGTCGTCGTCGTCATCgttgtagaataataataataataacaataataattattcaacaCCACGgctgtttaaaataatgtgcgcAGCTCGCTCCTCGCATATTATTAGAAACACATAATatcgaaaatttatattattatatttacaaatgaaggCGAAATTGACGCACGCGTGATTCGCGCATCATGACTTTCATtaaaaggcccttttcaggccgcatatatttcaaaatataattacaatttgtttcttACATCGTCTACGAAACGAGACTCGGCAAGTAAACgacagactaagtatatattacctttatggcatattatattcataataatattaccgtaCTCAACACTAAACACATAGATTtgtgtatattgttaataaaatattaataatattaacgcaACAAATTTAGGTTAGTTACCTTcttaactttataaagaaaataacataattactggtaataattataatatcgatgaatcgatgaatttttatatttataaaaatatatttatttattttttttttttttttaaagagaagAAATTGAAGAGACTGCAAATTGCATCAACTCGGTAGCGGTAGGGGTTTTAGGATAACTTGCGGTGTCATTATTATATTGCCATCGTTTTCGCTGTCTCCGTGGGTTATTATAGCACCGTCGCGTTCCGCCTATCACAGCCGCGTGAGTAAGTTAGTATACCCCCAACCATTCTCCTCGCGCGCCTCCCCTCCCCAACCCGCGCCGTCGTTTTCGTCGTACGTGGCAGTATAAAACGGGCGCATGGAGTTCGAACGGAACATATTTCGTGCGGACTGTCTGCCGAACGGATCTAACACAACGTAACATAATCGAATCAAACTAaaccaaaacaacaacaatgacCGGTAGAGGCAAGGGAGGAAAAGGTCTTTGAAAAGGAGCGAAACGTCACAGGAAAGTTCTTCGTGACAACATCCAGGGTATCACGAAGCCTGCCATTCGCCGTTTGGCACGCAGAGGTGGAGTGAAGCGTATCTCCGGTTTGATATACGAAGAAACTCGCGGTGTGCTTAAAGTGTTCCTCGAGAACGTAATTCGTGACGCCGTCACGTACACAGAAACACGCCAAAAGGAAAACTGTCACCGCTATGGACGTCGTGTACGCTCTGAAACGACAGGGACGCACGCTCTACGGTTTCGGCGGTTAAGTCTCTCATGATGAATGCGTAAatcgtccgtccgtccgtcagCCCGTTCGTTTCGTTCGTTCGATCGTACGTCGTCAGTCACTTGAGCGTGAGCGAATCTCGCATTGTACGCGAAAATTGAACATGCGAATACCTATTGTAAgatcataatcaataaatacaacgacacaaatattatataatgcgtACAATGTGAAGGCCgcgcacaaaataaaataaaaacaacaacgaCGACAAcaacggcggcggcggcggcggcgacgacgacgacgacgacgacgacgacgacgacgacgacgacgaggaGAACTAGGACGACGTTCTGCGCGCCATGTGACGACTGTAACACACCAGAcaaaaggcccttttcagggccgcaaattgttcattataattacataatataatcatattatgtgtGTACCTAAGTTtctaatcgataaaataatgaattctacTTCTTgtattacttcaaatattaatacgtaggttggtaattttaatgataattattgatcATGTACTTCCAGCCGACTTGAcgatatgtgtatattcttcgtGTGTGAGACACCCCTCCCCGAACGCTACGAGAAGGAAATGCATGACTTATGATACTTATGTTTCGCGTTGTATGTCGAAATTGAGCGAAAACagagtgaataataaaaaaataaataaacctaaaactaacaattgaataaagacattattcattatcacgcaagttataatagtaactgatttagttagttctattttaaataatataaatagataggtaagcgatacgataacTTCTACTAtttgttcttaataataatgactGACTGACTTACTGAGCTCGACTAAGTtcgcttttattattattaagtaaccaAGTACCTATGTACCCAGGGGTAGGTACGCACCTACAGTGTGCACTGTACACTTAGTTAATGTACTCgtatgtgtatttattgtacgtattgaactaaacataataatattgcgttaggtatattatatattattacattataatattatataaaaattgtaaattattaacgaTACTCTGATCTGAAtgtgtacttatttatgtatgtatgtatgatgtatGTGCGTTCGTGAGTGTTAGTGGTTctctaaaatttatacttaacgcacagacacacagacaggcacagacaggcagacaaattatttaaacattcaataATTCCGTCCATCATTGCTAAACAACGTAGGCCACCCCGATAGCCAGCCAGCCAGCCAGAGAGACAGCAAGCCGACCGACGCCactaactaattaaattatattatattattattattcaattatcaaaatcacacacacatttttttttttcttttttgcttcCACGCACTTCGCCTCGCGCCCGACTGCCCGACTGATGCTGCGCTCGCTGCTgatgctgctgctgctgctcgtGGTGCCGCTGACGTGTGTGTGCGCGTTTGTGTGTGTTTTACCACCCTCTCATTTGTGTGTCGTTTTAATGTTAGGAAATGTTGAtgagcaattattattgtttcaattatataacGTTATACATTTagccatttatttgaataacaatcaGCACTCCATTGTTTCGTATTTTAgagatatataacttttaaacatgACTACACGTGAACACGTTACCGAGTGgcgaaaataaacaactttactCAGATAACGGACGATCATATCGTGTATATATGTTTtgagataaataaatcagttcATGGGGAATGAGGGCGCATAAACGTTTAATTGatgaatatatgaaaacaatgttaaaattcaatttaaacagaCTGATGTTAGTGAAAAGTTCCAACTGTTCGTACGTGAAATCGTCTCGCGCCGCAAAGGCTCTCCTTACGGTATAGCCGCGTGTCAGCTAATGAAAATTTCTACCAACCTAGTGGCGACATCTGACGTCGTGTGAActcttttgtattgtatttaaaacaattccagcattttaatataataataatactacttactattacatacttgtactactactattaatattattgtaaaaataataatattattactactataataattattattattattatcatcgttGTGGTGGAGTGTATGTTGCGCGCGTATTGTTGTgcataaattcacaaaaacaaccaaaaaagaaaaaaatatggcagACACAGCTGTTGCAACCGAAGCCCCAGCACCGGCAACCCCGGCAAAGAAACCTACCGCGAAGGCGGCCGCTGCAGGCGCTGCCGCAAAGAAATAGCTAAACCTACACATCCGAAGACATCAGAAATGGTGAACAATGCTATAAAGAGCTGAAGGAACGAAGCGGATCATCGTTACAGGCAATCAAGAAATACATCGCCGTCCAGTACAAAGTGGACGCTGAAAAATTGGCACCTTTCATTAGAAGATATTTGAAGAGCGCCGTCGAATCGGGCACACTTATACAAACAAAAGGCAAGGGCGCTTCTGGATCTTTCAAACTTGAATCAAAATCTGCAGCGTCGAAAAATCAAAAATCAGCCGGCGGTGTCGGCGGCGGCAGCGGTGGCAGCGGTGGCAGCGGCGCGGGCGGTGGACCTGGAAGAAAAGCCGGATCGAAGGGCAACACTGCGAGCGGCGCTGCCGCGTCGGCCGGTGGTAAATCTAAGAAGGCGACAGCGGCGGCAGCAGGCAGCAGATCTAACAACCCGGCGGCCGCTGCTGCCGCTGCAGGTGGTGGGGCGAACGCGTCGTCATCGTCCGCAACGTCGCCGGCTAAATCGAAATCTTCATCTTCctcggccgccgccgccgccgcgacgAGACAAAGAAAGCCGCAGCTGCCAAAAGAAGCCGGCGACCGCAGCGAAGAAAGCTGCAGCACAGGGTAAGGCCAAAAGCGCAGCCGCACCGAAGGCCAAGAAATCCGCCAAACCGCCAACCAAGAAACCTAAAGCTCCTAAGCCCAAGAAGGCGGCCGCCTCAGCCTCTGCAGGCAAGGCCTCCAAGCCGGCCGCCAAGAAAGCTTCAGCCGCCAAAAGTGAACGCGATATGCTCACAATGCACCTGCGTAAATTGCCATTGCCGTTGTCGTCGTCGCGTTCAAGTCACATTAATAACAACATCATCAACATCAACAAGtacaaatatgattattattattgtgacgGAACGCGAGGAAACGCGCGCGTGTGCGATCCATGACGCACAAACATATACACATACAACAGCCCTTTTCAGggctaacaaatatttcaaatccaATCTAcgcacttatttattattatataatataataagtgtgAATTTCTTTATTAAGTTTCTTAAGTTCGACAAGATGACGAAGTctttacatgcatacatacatacacatacataatatgtatatgtattattataatgtaatatacctGACTGCATATCTACCTATCTATCTAcctactcatttttttttttttttttattttatttattgattcgtTCAATTTGGTCGGGACGTAAGAATTCCATTTTACGATGAattcatacaatatacatacatatagacaTTGACATACAAATCGCACGAGTGgccgaattatattataatattttggattttactgaatagctatatattatataagaaaaaaaaaatatgtgagaaaaatacttaatataatcgcacctaatataatatattattatattacaatattatattgtgtgttgTATTGTGTGTACGTCATATTGTAAAATTCGAAGTTTCGTCTAGTTTTGTGGCCGTCACGGCATGACCGACAACCGCGCGGCTTATTGGCTCGCCGCGCAAGCGTGAACGATcgtgattggtctattttaacGCGCTCGATCTCGCTCCCACCACTATTACGCGTAGTAAGTGCAGAATATAAACACCGGGGGACGcgttatttttaactatatcaCTTTATTCGAGAGCGCATCGTAACGTATCGTATCGTATAGCagtgtaatataacataatattatatagcacgTACATTTGCGTTctatattcttttctttttttgtttttgatttaaaaacaacaacacTACATCATGTCTGGACGTGGTAAAGGCGGCAAAGTCAAGGGAAGGTCAAGTCTCGTTCTAACCGTGCCGGACTGCAATTCCCCGTGGGACGTATACATAGACTGTTGCGTAATGGAAATTACGCGGAACGCGTTAGCGCCGGTGCACCTGTTTATCTAGCCGCCGTTATGGAGTACCTAGCCGCTGAAGTTCTAGAGTTGGCAGGAAACGCCGCTAGGGACAACAAGAAAACCAGAATCATACCTAGACATCTTCAATTGGCGATAAGAAACGACGAGGAGTTAAACAAACTTCTCTCCGGTGTGACCATCGCACAGGGCGGCGTGTTGCCGAACATTCAAGCGGTGCTGTTGCCCAAAAAGACCGAGAAGAAGGcttaattaattagttagtaattaattatacctttataaaatacctaaaactGTAACACCGACGCTGCGTGGGCACGCGTTGCACGTCGCAAACCATGAGCGAGCGAGTGAGCGCGCgcgcatacataaaaaaaaaaaatttaataaataaagcgcgTGCGTGAGTTGTTAGGTAAATGGACAAAAcaaaaggcccttttcagggccgcAATATGATTCTTACTATCTACTATATACTCATTACTTACTTATACAATTGTATACGTAATGAGTGAGTAACAAATAATGTTTCGTTTCGACAATGAACGTttaattctacaatattattagtatttgttcaccTCTAATATACACTAGAATTGAGATTATGacacgataaataatatttaccttatcACTGACTCAATAATTAACCAACCaatctacctacctacctacctacctatcaATACTCGCCCAAACTCAGGGCGAGTTCGCAATAACATattcatgtattattaattaatacacagTAGTATTTGATGGTCGACATAATACTATTATGATGTTTgtgctaaaaaaaatcatccaaaATCGTCCGAAAATAGAACTGAGTTTAAGTATtaactaaaaaacacaaaagaaaATGTCTACTTTTACTATCTATCTACCCcacatacataatgttatttatacgatagtaggttatgttaaaataaagcaaaaaaaaaacaaaatacaaaaccaaatgaatacaattattattattattattattacttacgtaCTTACTCCCGCCGCATCACCGTGCCGTCGCGCAGCGTATTTTCCTCTGACGCACTCTGCTGTGATTGGCCGTTGGATGGACGTGAACGTGGCTCACCGTTGAACGTTCTGCGCgcgaaagtattatatttttaataccaaaaatttTATCGCGCATTCACATTGCGATTGAGGTATATCGCGGTCGTTACTGCATTCAATTAAATCAACTTcatttaacaaaaacacaatatgcCACCCAAGACCAGCGGCAAGGCTGCCAAGAAATCTGGCAAGGCGCAGAAGAACATCTCTAAGACTGACAAGAAAAGAAGAAGCACAAGAGGAAGGAGAGTTACgcaatttacatttacaaagtgCTCAAGCAGGTCCATCCTGACACCGGAATATCCAGCAAGGCGATGTCGATAATGAACTCGTTTGTGAATGACATTTTCGAACGCATCGCTGCGGAAGCATCTCGTCTGGCGCATTACAACAAGCGCTCCACCATCACATCCAGGGAGGTGCAAACATCTGTACGTCTCCTTCTGCCAGGCGAGCTGGCAAAGCACGCAGTCAGTGAGGGTACCAAAGCTGTCACCAAGTACACCAGTTCAAAGTGAGAGCTACTAGCTAGATAGTAATGTAAAATcggtggtgtgtgtgtgtatgtacgtAAACGCACGCATGCACGCAACCCGAACATACATACAACTTATGTCATCcaaaaggcccttttcagggccACAATATATTCATGAAATCACAGTTCAAACGCTCGCACGCACatcgcacgcacgcacgcacgaagattaagttaagttattattataatttaatttgatccgATGTTGTGTGCGTACGATGTGTGATGTttttgtgagtgtg
This window of the Manduca sexta isolate Smith_Timp_Sample1 unplaced genomic scaffold, JHU_Msex_v1.0 HiC_scaffold_2493, whole genome shotgun sequence genome carries:
- the LOC119192213 gene encoding histone H1C-like, which gives rise to HSCCNRSPSTGNPGKETYREAAAAGAAAKKPQANPTHPKTSEMAIKKYIAVQYKVDALAPFIRRYLKSAVESGTLIQTKARALLDLSNLNQNLQRRKIKNQPAVSAAAAVAAVAQKPAPAAKKAAAQGTATSAAAPKAQTSAKPPTKNPHAPTPKKAAAAASAGKASKPDAKKASAAIK
- the LOC119192219 gene encoding histone H2A-like produces the protein MSGRGKGGKVKGKVKSRSNRAGLQFPVGRIHRLLRNGNYAERVGATCLSSRRYGYLAAEVLELAGNAARDNKKTRIIPRHLQLAIRNDEELNKLLSGVTIAQGGVLPNIQAVLLPKKTEKKA
- the LOC119192218 gene encoding LOW QUALITY PROTEIN: histone H2B-like (The sequence of the model RefSeq protein was modified relative to this genomic sequence to represent the inferred CDS: deleted 2 bases in 1 codon), with translation MPPKTSGKAAKKSGKAQKNISKTDKKKKHKRKESYAIYIYKVLKQVHPDTGISSKAMSIMNSFVNDIFERIAAEASRLAHYNKRSTITSREVQTSVRLLLPGELAKHAVSEGTKAVTKYTSSK
- the LOC119192222 gene encoding uncharacterized protein LOC119192222, with translation MARTKQTARKSTGGKAPRKQLATKAARKSAPATGGVKKPHRYRPGTVALREIRRYQKSTELLIRKLPFQRLVREIAQDFKTDLRFQSSAVMALQEASEAYLVGLFEDTNLCAIHAKRVTIMPKDIQLARRIRGRAIKKYIAVQYKVDAEKLAPFIRRYLKSAVESGTLIQTKGKGASGSFKLESKSAASKNQKSAGGVGGGSGGSGGSGAGGGPGRKAGSKGNTASGAAASAGGKSKKATAAAAGSRSNNPAAAAAAAGGGANASSSSATSPAKSKSSSSSAAAAAATRQRKPQLPKEAGDRSEESCSTGAGAPVYLAAVMEYLAAEVLELAGNAARDNKKTRIIPRHLQLAIRNDEELNKLLSGVTIAQGGVLPNIQAVLLPKKTEKKVHPDTGISSKAMSIMNSFVNDIFERIAAEASRLAHYNKRSTITSREVQTSVRLLLPGELAKHAVSEGTKAVTKYTSSKPRRRFGIKGAREWYGFTFLIKPLRVTVDRFVSSFVRSFVVYLFVCLVGWLINTMARTKQTARKSTGGKAPRKQLATKAARKSAPATGGVKKPHRYRPGTVALREIRRYQKSTELLIRKLPFQRLVREIAQDFKTDLRFQSSAVMALQEASEAYLVGLFEDTNLCAIHAKRVTIMPKDIQLARRIRGRELKRRRSLLQPTSSSSSL